Proteins from one Desulfonema limicola genomic window:
- a CDS encoding PAS domain-containing hybrid sensor histidine kinase/response regulator, with protein MKSLIYETSLNTNHILSLARENELLRQEIRVSREAAEITANLVVAQFEETEKILRRFQVANAQRRAVLNSAAQISIIATDTSGIIRTFNTGAENLLGYRAAEIIGKETPEIFLMESVLNSYGDQISKEHGPRIKGLVDMLFQYALLDSSEQLEWIYVKKDGTRFPVDMTINALREPDGTVSGMLCIANDISERKRAESILKKANDELEKRVQQRTAELAKANLELQTEIRERRQAEEALRGSEAKYRSIFENAAEGIFQTSPGGRLITANPAMAKMLGYESPEDIINNIDNMRTQVYVDPQRRDNLKELMEKNGYVKNFEADYYKKDGSIINVCINGHLVRDEQDNSLYYEGMLEDITQKKRSEELKIAKEAAEAATRAKSDFIANMSHEIRTPMNAIIGLTDLAIKNNMTAKHKDYLHKIHLSAHSLLGIINDILDFSKIEAGRLDLEYREFKISNVLDNISDMFSSRIAEKGIEMIMSVADNVPHILIGDSLRLSQVLINLANNALKFTEKGEVVIKISLFKQDKDQVRLKFHISDTGIGIHRKYLPDLFKSFTQADSSITRKYGGTGLGLTICRQLVLMMKGEIWAESEPGKGTDIYFTAVFDIKKDFKQNTRIPPLKIRGLRIMIIDNNETAREIYTEILNSLTYRVTPLGSGQEALKELKKESRGMDPYKLVITDWRMPGMDGIETLKAIKKDPDLGDIPVIMMTAFGREEIMLKAQEAGANAFLIKPVKQSLLFDTIINTFDNAGNQDPALNHFLQPEENSLEQHRQLQGVRILLVEDNIINQQVALEILQQAGIIVETADNGKQALTAVCSSPYDALLMDVQMPEMDGYEATRRIRNLDFKNIADMPGDLSTKTLDHKLKNIPIIAMTAHAMKGDMEKCIDAGMNDYVTKPINTELLFSILEKWIKIKPDTKPDIKPDIKTDTSKKYLFNINEIPGIDMESGLKRINNPRILIKLIINFIKEHKSDAAAVRDMFQKGDTESALKKIHAIKGAAGNLSAQRLFKAAQDLENAVFRCENIDKLTDEFEDALYQVTQSSSILEQSSTNQKPCINDADTINANLNIEKIKDIIINLANYLNANDLEAESCFQALKQYISISSYKDQIKEIGRDIDSLEFSNALKKLNVFAEELNISLGEDIKIES; from the coding sequence ATGAAATCCTTAATTTATGAAACTTCTTTAAATACAAATCATATCCTTTCCCTTGCCCGTGAAAATGAACTTTTAAGGCAGGAAATCAGGGTGTCAAGAGAAGCTGCTGAAATAACGGCAAATCTTGTAGTTGCTCAGTTTGAGGAAACAGAAAAGATTCTCCGCCGGTTCCAGGTTGCCAATGCCCAGCGCAGAGCAGTACTTAATTCAGCAGCACAGATTTCAATAATTGCAACCGATACATCAGGAATCATAAGAACATTTAATACTGGAGCTGAAAATCTTTTAGGTTATCGTGCAGCAGAAATCATAGGAAAAGAAACCCCTGAGATTTTTCTTATGGAATCAGTTCTTAACTCATACGGGGATCAAATAAGCAAAGAACATGGACCCAGGATAAAAGGGCTGGTTGACATGTTGTTCCAATATGCTCTTTTAGACAGTTCAGAACAGCTTGAGTGGATCTATGTTAAAAAGGATGGAACCAGGTTTCCTGTTGACATGACTATAAACGCTCTCAGGGAACCTGACGGCACTGTAAGCGGGATGTTGTGCATTGCAAATGATATTTCTGAAAGAAAAAGAGCTGAATCAATCCTGAAAAAAGCTAATGACGAGCTGGAAAAAAGAGTACAGCAGAGAACAGCAGAACTGGCAAAAGCAAACCTGGAACTGCAGACAGAAATAAGGGAGCGCAGACAGGCTGAGGAAGCTTTGCGGGGTTCTGAAGCCAAATACAGGAGTATTTTTGAAAATGCAGCAGAAGGTATCTTTCAGACCTCCCCAGGCGGCAGGCTGATTACTGCAAATCCTGCAATGGCAAAGATGCTGGGTTATGAATCCCCTGAAGATATTATAAATAATATAGATAATATGAGAACACAGGTTTATGTTGATCCCCAAAGGCGTGATAATCTCAAGGAGTTAATGGAAAAAAATGGATATGTAAAAAATTTTGAAGCAGATTATTACAAAAAAGACGGGTCTATAATAAATGTATGTATTAACGGCCATCTTGTCAGGGATGAGCAGGATAATTCATTATATTATGAAGGTATGCTTGAAGATATTACCCAGAAAAAACGATCTGAAGAACTTAAAATTGCCAAAGAAGCAGCAGAAGCAGCCACAAGAGCCAAAAGTGATTTTATTGCCAACATGAGCCATGAAATCCGCACCCCCATGAATGCCATTATCGGTCTGACCGATCTTGCAATAAAAAATAATATGACAGCAAAACACAAAGATTACCTGCATAAAATCCACCTTTCTGCCCATTCTCTTTTAGGAATAATCAATGATATCCTGGATTTTTCAAAAATTGAAGCAGGCCGCTTAGACCTGGAATATAGAGAATTTAAGATAAGCAATGTCTTGGATAATATCTCTGACATGTTTTCCAGCAGGATTGCAGAAAAAGGCATTGAAATGATTATGTCTGTTGCAGATAATGTACCCCATATCTTGATAGGAGATTCATTAAGATTAAGCCAGGTATTAATAAATCTTGCCAATAATGCCCTGAAATTTACAGAAAAAGGTGAAGTAGTAATAAAGATTTCCCTTTTTAAACAAGACAAAGATCAGGTAAGGCTGAAATTTCATATTTCTGACACTGGGATAGGAATACACAGGAAATATCTTCCTGATCTTTTTAAATCCTTTACCCAGGCAGACAGCTCCATAACAAGAAAATACGGGGGAACCGGACTGGGTTTGACCATATGCAGGCAGCTTGTATTGATGATGAAAGGAGAAATCTGGGCAGAAAGTGAGCCTGGCAAAGGCACTGACATATATTTTACTGCTGTTTTTGATATAAAAAAGGATTTCAAGCAAAACACCAGAATTCCTCCTTTAAAAATCAGGGGCTTGAGAATTATGATTATTGACAATAATGAAACAGCAAGAGAAATCTATACAGAAATACTTAATTCCCTGACTTACAGGGTAACTCCCCTGGGATCAGGGCAGGAAGCTTTAAAAGAACTGAAAAAAGAAAGCAGGGGCATGGATCCTTATAAACTGGTAATTACAGACTGGAGAATGCCTGGAATGGATGGGATTGAAACCTTAAAAGCCATAAAAAAAGATCCTGACCTGGGTGATATACCGGTAATCATGATGACTGCTTTTGGCAGGGAAGAGATTATGCTCAAAGCACAAGAAGCAGGAGCCAATGCTTTTTTAATTAAGCCTGTTAAACAATCTTTACTTTTTGACACTATTATAAATACCTTTGACAATGCCGGAAACCAGGATCCTGCTTTAAATCATTTTTTACAACCTGAAGAAAACTCTTTGGAACAGCACAGGCAATTGCAGGGAGTCCGCATTCTTCTGGTTGAAGATAATATTATTAATCAGCAGGTTGCATTGGAGATTCTTCAACAGGCCGGCATAATTGTTGAAACTGCTGATAATGGAAAACAAGCCCTTACTGCTGTATGCAGCTCTCCTTATGATGCCCTGCTTATGGATGTCCAGATGCCTGAAATGGACGGATATGAAGCTACCAGGAGAATAAGAAACCTGGATTTTAAAAATATAGCAGATATGCCTGGGGATTTAAGCACCAAAACCCTGGATCATAAACTTAAAAATATCCCTATTATTGCCATGACAGCTCATGCCATGAAAGGGGATATGGAAAAATGTATTGATGCAGGCATGAATGATTATGTTACAAAACCCATAAACACAGAACTATTATTTTCAATCCTGGAAAAATGGATAAAAATTAAACCAGATACAAAACCAGACATAAAACCAGACATAAAAACAGATACATCAAAAAAATATCTATTTAATATTAACGAAATACCTGGAATTGATATGGAATCAGGTCTAAAAAGAATAAATAATCCACGTATATTAATAAAATTGATAATTAATTTTATAAAAGAACACAAAAGCGATGCTGCTGCTGTCAGGGATATGTTTCAAAAAGGTGACACAGAATCAGCTTTAAAAAAAATACATGCCATAAAAGGTGCAGCAGGAAATCTTTCCGCACAGAGGTTATTTAAAGCTGCACAGGATCTGGAAAACGCTGTTTTCAGATGTGAAAATATAGATAAACTGACTGATGAATTTGAAGACGCACTATACCAGGTAACACAGTCTTCAAGTATTTTAGAACAAAGTTCAACTAATCAAAAACCCTGCATCAATGATGCTGATACAATAAATGCAAACTTAAATATTGAAAAAATCAAAGATATTATAATAAATCTTGCAAATTATCTTAATGCAAATGATCTTGAAGCAGAATCATGTTTTCAAGCCTTAAAACAATATATTTCAATATCTTCATATAAAGATCAGATAAAAGAAATCGGCAGGGACATAGATTCCCTGGAATTCAGCAATGCCTTGAAAAAATTAAATGTATTTGCAGAAGAGTTAAATATTTCTCTTGGAGAAGATATAAAAATAGAGTCTTGA
- the brxL gene encoding BREX system Lon protease-like protein BrxL yields the protein MKSKRTDSTIFLDYVHCYLNINNLKSNEGKIPDHVAKKHSALKEGEMWGIISLIYTPPEGKDKGAIEITDYKPFKPYDVDLEYFREARKEFSFTEWMDVLIRSMEYNPEGFKSLTQKLLFISRLLVFAEPNLNIIELAPKGTGKSYIFGNISKYGWLVSGGTVTRAKLFYDISKNLMGIITHYDFVAMDEVETIRFSDENELQGALKNYLEYGSFTVANVRGTGSAGLMLLGNIPLSNEKQPLTNKYFSGLPSFFQSSALLERFHGFIEGWKLERMNENLKVKGYTLNVEYFSEILHLLREKTDYSHIVGELLDIPRNADTRDTTAIKRLSSAYLKLLFPHVKNAGEINREDFNEFCLKPAIEKRGIIRKQLAMMDSEYREELPDIRVK from the coding sequence ATGAAATCCAAGAGAACAGATTCAACGATTTTTTTAGATTATGTTCACTGTTATTTGAATATAAACAATCTCAAAAGCAATGAAGGGAAAATACCCGATCATGTGGCAAAAAAACACAGTGCATTAAAAGAAGGGGAAATGTGGGGGATTATTTCCCTGATCTACACACCGCCGGAAGGCAAAGACAAAGGGGCTATTGAAATTACAGATTACAAACCTTTCAAACCCTATGATGTGGATCTTGAATATTTCCGGGAAGCCAGAAAAGAATTCAGCTTTACGGAATGGATGGATGTACTGATCCGCTCTATGGAATACAATCCGGAGGGTTTTAAAAGCCTGACACAGAAACTTCTGTTTATCAGCCGATTACTGGTTTTTGCAGAACCGAATCTGAATATCATTGAACTGGCTCCCAAAGGCACGGGGAAATCCTATATCTTCGGAAACATCAGCAAATACGGCTGGCTTGTCAGCGGCGGAACCGTTACCAGGGCGAAACTGTTCTATGATATTTCCAAAAATCTGATGGGAATTATTACACATTATGATTTTGTGGCAATGGATGAAGTGGAAACCATCCGTTTTTCCGATGAAAACGAATTACAGGGTGCATTGAAGAATTATCTGGAGTACGGTTCCTTTACTGTTGCCAACGTGAGGGGAACCGGCTCCGCCGGTCTGATGCTGCTGGGAAATATTCCCCTTTCCAATGAAAAACAACCGCTGACAAACAAATATTTCTCCGGATTACCTTCCTTTTTCCAATCATCCGCCTTACTGGAACGTTTTCACGGTTTTATCGAAGGCTGGAAACTTGAACGGATGAATGAAAACCTCAAGGTGAAGGGATATACACTGAATGTGGAATATTTTTCGGAAATTCTCCACTTATTAAGAGAAAAAACTGATTATTCACATATTGTCGGAGAACTGCTGGATATTCCCAGAAATGCGGATACGCGGGATACAACGGCCATCAAAAGACTGTCATCCGCATATCTGAAACTGCTGTTTCCCCATGTAAAAAATGCAGGAGAAATAAACAGGGAAGATTTTAATGAATTCTGCCTGAAACCGGCCATTGAAAAAAGAGGCATCATCCGAAAGCAGCTTGCCATGATGGACAGTGAATACAGGGAAGAGTTGCCGGACATAAGAGTGAAGTAA
- a CDS encoding phosphoadenosine phosphosulfate reductase family protein: MYKVSWDRKNNSILLDDKTDEKDQIVPPRPVFFEELNLLGFNKYWDYPKTDAPLLWSIGRRYFYKGGCIAEAKGGNIYESPELIVTYKGRLKPVDVDRMIRKNKESLYVIQNEAIDFVQDTYKKHKEKVDYTAVAFSGGKDSQVVLDIVSRVLGPDEYVVIFTDTGMEIPFTHENVEKTREIYQELCLVGSLQGSKSHYV, translated from the coding sequence ATGTACAAGGTTTCATGGGATCGTAAAAATAACAGTATTCTGCTGGATGATAAAACAGATGAGAAAGATCAGATTGTTCCGCCAAGACCGGTTTTTTTTGAAGAACTGAATCTGCTGGGTTTTAATAAGTACTGGGATTATCCGAAAACCGATGCGCCTTTGCTGTGGAGTATTGGCAGGAGATATTTTTACAAAGGCGGATGTATTGCAGAAGCAAAAGGGGGAAATATTTATGAAAGCCCGGAACTGATTGTTACTTACAAGGGCCGTCTGAAACCGGTGGATGTGGATAGGATGATCCGGAAAAATAAGGAATCTCTGTATGTGATCCAGAATGAAGCAATAGATTTTGTTCAGGATACTTATAAAAAGCATAAAGAAAAAGTGGATTATACGGCTGTTGCTTTCAGCGGCGGCAAGGATTCTCAGGTGGTTCTGGATATTGTCAGCCGTGTGCTGGGGCCGGATGAGTATGTGGTAATTTTTACCGATACAGGTATGGAAATTCCCTTTACCCATGAAAATGTGGAAAAAACCAGGGAAATTTATCAGGAATTATGTCTCGTTGGGAGTTTACAGGGTAGCAAAAGTCATTATGTTTAA
- a CDS encoding phosphorothioated DNA-binding restriction endonuclease, giving the protein MDNTFIKEKFRNLTVWKSGSQRAPHKPLLILYAIGRLLKDSERMIPYAEVDAKLTELLIAFGPYRKQHHPEAPFWRLKNDQIWDLKNADKVEETKGKDAKKPHLLKYNVQGGFPEDIYNRLKQDFSLVKEIVQELLNDNFPATIHEDILMSVGIDMEYGELKRKRDPEFREKILRAYDYRCAVCGFDVRLGHYPVALEAAHIKWHQAGGPDTEVNGLALCSLHHKLFDRGAFTLSDNLEILISDRAYGTTGFNEWLMRFHGNKINAPQSKTYLPDNSFRNWHLREVFQGEFRDKKFCNISKI; this is encoded by the coding sequence ATGGACAATACTTTTATCAAAGAAAAATTTAGAAATCTGACTGTCTGGAAAAGCGGCAGTCAACGTGCCCCGCATAAACCATTGCTGATTCTCTATGCAATTGGAAGACTGCTCAAAGATTCGGAAAGAATGATTCCATATGCGGAAGTGGATGCAAAGCTTACAGAACTGCTAATAGCTTTCGGTCCATACCGTAAACAGCATCATCCGGAAGCCCCGTTCTGGAGATTGAAAAACGATCAAATATGGGATTTGAAAAATGCAGATAAGGTGGAAGAAACAAAAGGCAAGGATGCCAAAAAGCCCCATCTTCTCAAGTACAATGTTCAGGGGGGATTTCCAGAGGATATTTACAACAGACTGAAACAGGATTTCAGTCTGGTCAAGGAAATTGTTCAGGAACTTCTGAATGATAACTTTCCTGCCACCATTCATGAAGATATACTCATGAGTGTCGGAATTGATATGGAATATGGCGAATTAAAAAGAAAAAGGGATCCCGAATTCCGTGAGAAAATTCTGAGAGCATATGATTACAGATGCGCTGTCTGCGGTTTTGATGTCCGTCTGGGACATTATCCGGTAGCATTGGAAGCCGCACATATCAAATGGCATCAGGCTGGCGGGCCGGATACCGAAGTAAATGGACTTGCATTATGCTCACTTCATCACAAGCTGTTTGACCGAGGTGCTTTTACATTATCAGATAATCTGGAAATTCTTATTTCTGACAGAGCTTATGGCACAACAGGATTTAACGAATGGCTGATGCGGTTTCACGGGAATAAAATAAATGCTCCCCAAAGTAAAACCTATCTGCCGGACAACAGTTTCAGGAATTGGCATCTCCGGGAAGTTTTTCAGGGGGAGTTTAGAGATAAAAAATTTTGTAATATAAGCAAAATATGA
- a CDS encoding STAS-like domain-containing protein, whose amino-acid sequence MVIKVLDHGKNCFTNQDGEIILKLVKSMMDKGQKVDVSFKGIDSVTSSFVNSAFIELLKYYPFEYIRSNLNFSNTNRHINSIIKKRFIFEVKKRPDLEKEIKTCSA is encoded by the coding sequence ATGGTAATCAAAGTTTTAGATCATGGAAAAAATTGTTTCACAAATCAGGATGGTGAAATAATATTAAAACTTGTAAAGTCTATGATGGATAAGGGGCAAAAGGTAGATGTATCATTCAAGGGCATTGACAGTGTAACATCTTCTTTTGTCAATTCTGCATTCATAGAGCTTTTAAAATATTATCCGTTTGAATATATCCGTTCAAACCTGAATTTTTCCAATACAAACAGGCATATTAACAGTATCATAAAAAAAAGATTTATATTTGAAGTTAAAAAACGACCTGATTTGGAAAAAGAAATAAAAACCTGTTCTGCTTGA
- a CDS encoding DUF262 domain-containing protein produces MKFESVPLYSILEENSENKIVLPNFQRGYVWDENKQRELLASFLLGLPIGNILMLKGTKDYFSAREICSQEPVTPKEDCIYLLDGQQRISTLKAVFSDDYDKEPEHWKSIWDKTFGKLRKRWFINIAFDADEDIDIFNYKELYFDRNRIKEYEPSQIITILKNYPIQAGNKNMWFHPAFNPADMDDKSRRNKIAKAASEECMVPLYELFQTEKKIKPLYTLTLERIANTRYQDLKNITENDNEKIIYILEKVQPDIRELIDDNDSIAIERAWINLNVKWVNEVSSFLESIMSQEIAQIVLPKDEIPRAFAIFEVINSGGMPLGEYDLIVAKAARNRELPPLTERIIRILNKDIEIPPALTERLVTEKPKIFKPMNMGATIKSDKNELSKSFKRKHYLNLLSIFSNTEYGEPYDQNGKVNIRGEYLKRTKILSLSFDEINNNTEKTVRSLSRTLCFLNIRCGIISLSELPYQLMTLPIAYTLLNDNFWTDKEKLDRIEYWYWASLFSGTYQFEQDKTAIKDIALLYSWLEKNDNPFENRFKDILCAPKFSSLDVLLCKDDDNLHGAGILKAILQYVLSKQPRDFLDEDCRFSAWNVSEDRLKLQDHHICPLSGAAKLGQSSKKIRDDKSHILNSPLNRTYISSVSNSVISDKKPENYFEYVSESSRFGHCIPTPINEKFKKRKDETEQQYYDRVLTERYEELYKKIKEELEQLAH; encoded by the coding sequence ATGAAATTTGAATCCGTACCATTATATTCAATCTTAGAAGAAAATAGTGAAAATAAAATCGTTCTGCCGAATTTTCAGAGAGGTTATGTCTGGGATGAAAACAAACAGAGGGAACTGCTTGCTTCCTTTTTGCTTGGTTTGCCCATTGGCAATATTTTAATGCTGAAAGGAACAAAGGACTATTTTTCAGCCAGAGAAATATGCAGTCAGGAACCGGTAACACCTAAAGAGGATTGTATTTATCTGCTTGACGGTCAGCAGCGGATTTCCACATTAAAAGCTGTTTTTTCTGATGATTATGATAAAGAACCTGAACATTGGAAAAGTATATGGGATAAAACTTTTGGAAAATTAAGAAAAAGATGGTTTATCAATATAGCTTTTGATGCGGATGAAGATATTGATATATTTAATTACAAAGAACTGTATTTTGACAGAAACCGGATCAAAGAGTATGAACCTTCCCAAATAATAACTATTCTAAAGAATTATCCAATTCAGGCAGGCAATAAAAATATGTGGTTTCATCCTGCATTCAATCCGGCAGATATGGATGATAAATCAAGAAGAAATAAGATCGCAAAAGCTGCCAGTGAAGAATGTATGGTTCCATTATATGAATTATTTCAAACTGAAAAAAAGATAAAACCGCTTTATACACTTACACTGGAAAGAATCGCTAATACACGATACCAGGATTTAAAAAATATTACGGAAAATGATAATGAAAAAATAATTTATATTCTTGAAAAAGTACAGCCTGATATCCGGGAACTAATAGATGACAATGATTCCATTGCTATTGAAAGAGCATGGATTAATCTGAATGTGAAATGGGTAAATGAAGTAAGTTCCTTTCTGGAAAGCATTATGTCTCAGGAAATCGCTCAGATAGTTCTTCCAAAAGATGAGATACCCAGAGCATTTGCTATTTTTGAAGTTATAAACAGTGGAGGTATGCCTTTAGGAGAATACGATTTGATTGTTGCTAAGGCAGCCAGAAACCGGGAATTACCACCACTTACAGAAAGAATTATTAGGATACTGAATAAGGATATCGAAATACCACCAGCATTAACTGAAAGATTAGTTACTGAAAAGCCGAAAATATTTAAGCCCATGAACATGGGAGCAACAATAAAAAGTGATAAAAATGAGTTATCAAAAAGCTTTAAACGAAAGCATTATCTAAATTTATTGTCTATTTTTTCAAATACCGAATACGGTGAACCCTACGATCAAAATGGAAAAGTAAATATCAGAGGAGAGTATCTGAAAAGAACCAAAATATTGTCTTTAAGTTTTGATGAGATAAACAATAATACAGAAAAGACTGTCAGATCACTAAGCCGCACTCTTTGTTTTCTGAATATAAGATGCGGTATCATCAGCTTATCCGAATTGCCATACCAATTGATGACATTACCAATAGCATATACACTGTTAAATGATAATTTTTGGACTGATAAAGAAAAATTAGACAGGATTGAATACTGGTACTGGGCATCTCTTTTCAGCGGAACGTATCAATTTGAACAGGATAAAACTGCGATAAAAGACATAGCACTTTTATATAGTTGGCTTGAAAAAAATGATAATCCGTTTGAAAACAGATTTAAAGACATCTTATGCGCTCCAAAATTTTCATCATTGGATGTATTGCTATGTAAAGATGATGATAATTTACACGGTGCAGGGATTCTGAAAGCAATTTTGCAATATGTTTTAAGTAAGCAACCAAGAGATTTTCTTGATGAAGATTGCCGTTTTTCTGCCTGGAATGTATCTGAAGACAGATTAAAATTACAGGATCATCATATCTGTCCGTTAAGTGGTGCAGCAAAACTGGGACAATCATCAAAGAAAATCAGAGATGACAAATCACATATTTTAAACAGTCCTCTTAACAGAACATATATCTCATCTGTATCAAATTCTGTTATCAGTGATAAAAAACCGGAGAATTATTTCGAGTATGTATCCGAATCTTCCAGATTCGGGCATTGCATACCCACACCGATAAACGAAAAATTCAAAAAACGAAAAGATGAGACGGAGCAGCAATACTATGATCGCGTTCTAACAGAGAGATATGAAGAGCTTTACAAAAAAATCAAAGAAGAATTAGAACAGTTGGCTCATTAA
- a CDS encoding ATP-binding protein, translating to MTESSIKEYKSIRKIRGGSADFNSLAQTCVCLVERHRRNPHFINIFHDLGLMEGEGSGYDLIYEKLSRDSKAYPEIESSYNKVDISLYSKIIDENSLKIIDYVSKYYELSQKEFITLGIIARNKKVLSTQLYKNLQLTDEERLRGWIGKLLKKGIVVSRGQKKGTAYLINPKLISNAQLNIKASLKTIEPHRLKALILEDLELNPGSSIRQIHKRIEDVTFHDIQKAVYTLTDEKLLIPEGARKNRIYRLAKKK from the coding sequence ATGACTGAAAGCAGCATTAAAGAATATAAAAGCATTAGAAAAATAAGGGGAGGTTCTGCTGACTTTAACAGTCTTGCTCAAACCTGTGTCTGCCTTGTAGAAAGACACCGCAGGAACCCCCATTTCATTAACATATTTCATGATTTGGGTCTGATGGAAGGTGAAGGCTCCGGTTATGACCTGATTTATGAAAAACTGAGCAGGGATTCCAAAGCATATCCTGAAATTGAAAGCAGCTACAATAAAGTTGACATATCGCTTTATTCAAAGATCATTGATGAAAACTCTTTGAAAATAATTGATTATGTTTCAAAATATTATGAATTGAGTCAAAAAGAGTTTATAACACTGGGCATTATTGCACGAAATAAGAAAGTTCTTTCCACGCAGCTATATAAAAACCTTCAGCTTACTGATGAAGAACGGTTAAGAGGCTGGATTGGTAAATTGTTGAAAAAGGGTATTGTTGTATCAAGAGGCCAGAAAAAAGGAACTGCCTATTTAATTAATCCCAAACTCATATCAAATGCTCAGCTAAATATTAAAGCAAGTCTGAAAACCATAGAACCCCACCGTTTAAAAGCATTGATTTTAGAAGATTTAGAATTAAATCCCGGTTCTTCCATCAGGCAGATACATAAAAGGATTGAAGATGTAACTTTTCATGATATTCAAAAGGCTGTCTATACACTTACTGATGAGAAGTTATTAATTCCTGAAGGGGCCAGGAAAAACAGAATTTACAGACTGGCAAAAAAAAAATAA
- a CDS encoding condensin complex protein MksE, translating to MQQYPENHQEIVRELLEGKFILYNHPLFVIIYNNALYYKDFFSFSFGYNLIVRNDFVYLTSKESKEKLSRNIVIFLSALCYELNEEGRNFKLLIENSIFDYDEIYNYLQKSTFKETIESIIKEDLDKFLNRLNRINLIEFTDSNKHKFKFTNAVQVFFEYASELAKRKIMEQNKNEDSDQSKYIPK from the coding sequence ATGCAGCAATATCCTGAAAATCATCAAGAAATTGTCAGAGAACTATTGGAGGGGAAATTTATTCTTTATAATCACCCTCTTTTTGTTATAATATATAATAATGCCCTTTATTATAAAGACTTTTTTAGTTTCAGTTTTGGATATAATTTAATCGTCAGAAATGATTTTGTCTATTTGACTTCAAAAGAGAGCAAAGAAAAATTGTCAAGAAATATTGTCATTTTTTTAAGTGCATTATGTTATGAACTCAATGAGGAAGGAAGAAATTTCAAATTGTTAATAGAAAATTCAATTTTTGACTATGATGAAATATATAATTATTTACAGAAATCAACATTCAAAGAAACAATTGAAAGCATTATAAAAGAAGATCTTGATAAATTTTTGAATCGCTTGAATCGCATAAATCTTATTGAATTTACAGATTCCAATAAACACAAATTTAAATTTACAAATGCTGTTCAAGTTTTTTTTGAGTATGCAAGTGAATTAGCCAAACGTAAAATAATGGAACAAAATAAAAATGAAGATTCAGATCAAAGTAAATATATCCCTAAATAA